A genomic region of Leptolyngbya sp. NIES-2104 contains the following coding sequences:
- a CDS encoding alpha-amylase family glycosyl hydrolase: MVSKTLGIFQASDVQADRVDRYCFIYTVLPFMSSAIEFNVFAPRNEEIHLILDGKETLMKKGEDGFFRVQIDLEDGQYQYKLRVKSNSPALENQWVETNDPYMTEMDRKTENGIVRIKDGKRLLDTYIWKHDDQPLPQNRDLILYEMHIADFCGKGTDISDPTKFKQVLKKLDYLSELGINAIALMPVTEYDGDYRWGYMPLHFFALESSYGKPEDFKQLIDECHARGIRVLLDCIFNHTNEESPLLKIDRDYWYYHDRHYPEDDANYWGPELSYENIDSGLNIRPTWNFVRDVVQFWIREYHIDGIRYDAVRQIASYEFFGWLFDEIKVEGKPFYQIAEHIPDTSEVCKPKGVFDACWHESFRYFLKDALTGESLNLEELKKAIDARQQGYAQSTATINYLATHDREHMIVELGDVGIFDQPAFDRVKFGAILQLTAPGVPMLWMGDEFGQPTHKTKTTTEPNQLDWSLLDQNRDLFEFYQRAIALRHEKSSLRTENIEFFFENADDKILAYVRWNDEGARVVIVANFSEQDYEGYAIENFPSEGNWKDWNSGTAIEVNEGNLSIDLPKFSARVLLG, encoded by the coding sequence ATGGTTAGCAAAACGCTTGGAATCTTTCAAGCGTCAGATGTCCAAGCAGATAGAGTCGATCGATACTGCTTCATCTATACAGTTTTACCATTTATGAGTAGCGCGATCGAGTTTAACGTTTTTGCCCCCCGAAACGAGGAAATTCATCTCATTCTAGATGGAAAAGAAACCCTAATGAAAAAGGGTGAAGATGGGTTCTTTCGGGTACAGATCGATTTAGAGGATGGACAATATCAATACAAGCTGCGCGTGAAATCGAACAGTCCAGCCTTAGAGAATCAATGGGTAGAAACGAACGATCCGTATATGACAGAAATGGATCGTAAAACGGAAAATGGAATCGTTCGGATCAAAGATGGAAAACGCCTTTTAGATACTTATATTTGGAAACACGATGATCAACCGCTTCCCCAAAATCGCGATCTGATCCTTTACGAAATGCACATCGCTGATTTTTGCGGCAAAGGAACGGATATTTCTGATCCCACGAAGTTCAAGCAGGTTTTAAAAAAACTTGATTATTTAAGCGAACTAGGGATTAATGCGATCGCGCTAATGCCTGTAACTGAATATGACGGTGACTATCGCTGGGGCTACATGCCGCTACATTTTTTTGCATTAGAAAGCAGCTACGGCAAGCCCGAAGATTTCAAACAGTTGATCGATGAATGTCACGCCCGTGGAATTCGCGTCCTGCTCGATTGCATCTTTAATCACACGAACGAAGAAAGTCCGTTGTTAAAAATCGATCGAGATTACTGGTACTACCACGATCGACATTACCCTGAAGATGACGCGAACTATTGGGGACCGGAACTGAGCTACGAAAATATTGATAGCGGTCTTAATATCCGCCCGACTTGGAACTTTGTGCGCGACGTGGTGCAATTCTGGATTCGCGAGTATCACATTGATGGAATTCGATATGATGCGGTGCGGCAGATTGCCAGCTATGAGTTTTTCGGCTGGCTATTCGATGAAATCAAAGTCGAAGGAAAGCCGTTCTATCAGATTGCCGAACATATTCCTGATACGAGCGAAGTTTGCAAACCTAAAGGTGTATTTGATGCTTGCTGGCATGAGAGTTTTCGATATTTTCTCAAAGACGCACTCACGGGCGAATCGTTAAATTTAGAGGAACTGAAAAAAGCGATCGATGCCCGACAACAAGGCTACGCGCAATCGACCGCGACCATCAACTATCTAGCAACTCACGATCGTGAACATATGATCGTCGAATTAGGTGATGTGGGGATTTTTGATCAGCCTGCGTTCGATCGCGTTAAATTCGGCGCAATTCTGCAACTCACAGCCCCCGGTGTTCCGATGCTGTGGATGGGTGATGAATTTGGACAACCGACTCATAAGACCAAAACAACGACTGAACCAAATCAGTTGGATTGGTCACTGTTGGATCAAAATCGTGATTTGTTTGAGTTTTATCAACGTGCGATCGCGCTGCGTCACGAAAAATCTTCACTCCGAACTGAGAATATCGAATTCTTTTTCGAGAATGCTGACGACAAGATTTTGGCTTATGTGCGATGGAACGACGAGGGTGCGAGAGTTGTAATCGTCGCGAATTTCTCGGAGCAGGATTATGAGGGATATGCGATCGAGAATTTTCCAAGTGAGGGAAATTGGAAAGATTGGAATTCTGGAACTGCGATCGAGGTAAATGAGGGGAATTTATCGATCGACCTTCCGAAGTTTAGTGCCAGAGTTTTGTTGGGCTGA
- the thiL gene encoding thiamine-phosphate kinase — translation MSLTVQDIGEQGLLKRVQAFCPSTIVGDDAAVLPTEPGKSIVITSDVLIDGVHFSDRTTPPESAGWRAIAANLSDLAAMGASPLGITVGLGLPKTTPVEWVERLYQGMSDCLAQYGGAIVGGDICRSPVMTLAITALGQVDPQRVIKRSTAQPGDAIFVTGYHGSSRAGLEMLLNNDTALERASLIRAHQYPIPRFDLPEISTRVSGMDSSDGLADAVLQICRMSGVGAKLDRALIPIDPALKQWVSTEQVMEWALYGGEDLELVLCLPFEQAQHWIKQVKGAAIVGKITADPMVQLIDSSGEFESRPLSLDRGFQHFSNH, via the coding sequence ATGTCTCTTACTGTTCAAGATATTGGCGAACAAGGCTTACTAAAGCGAGTTCAAGCATTTTGTCCTAGCACAATTGTGGGAGATGATGCCGCCGTTTTACCGACCGAACCCGGAAAATCGATCGTCATTACTTCAGATGTCCTAATCGATGGAGTGCATTTTAGCGATCGTACGACTCCCCCAGAATCCGCAGGCTGGAGAGCGATCGCTGCAAATCTCTCTGATCTCGCAGCAATGGGAGCCTCACCGCTTGGAATTACTGTTGGATTAGGCTTACCGAAAACAACGCCTGTCGAATGGGTCGAGCGACTTTATCAGGGAATGTCTGATTGTTTAGCTCAATATGGGGGTGCGATCGTGGGTGGTGATATTTGTCGATCGCCTGTGATGACGTTAGCAATTACGGCATTGGGTCAAGTTGATCCACAGCGAGTCATTAAGCGATCGACGGCTCAACCCGGTGATGCAATTTTCGTCACTGGATATCATGGCTCATCTCGTGCAGGGTTAGAAATGCTTTTGAACAATGACACTGCACTGGAAAGAGCGTCTTTGATTCGTGCTCATCAGTATCCGATTCCACGATTTGATCTACCTGAGATTTCGACTCGTGTTTCTGGAATGGATAGCAGTGATGGACTAGCAGATGCAGTCTTGCAAATTTGCCGAATGAGTGGAGTCGGGGCGAAGCTTGATCGAGCATTAATTCCGATCGATCCAGCACTAAAACAGTGGGTTTCGACAGAGCAAGTAATGGAATGGGCACTTTACGGCGGCGAAGATTTAGAACTGGTTTTATGTTTACCGTTTGAACAAGCGCAACACTGGATTAAACAGGTGAAAGGAGCAGCGATCGTCGGAAAAATTACTGCTGATCCAATGGTGCAGTTGATTGATTCTTCAGGCGAATTTGAATCTCGCCCGTTAAGCCTCGATCGAGGCTTTCAACACTTCTCTAATCATTAG
- a CDS encoding PAM68 family protein produces MSDNAPDSNSERLPFEPGRKKAKSTAKPAPEPVKTPAKEAKPAFIEKRPKTSSKKPVAQERSRESLAVPDVVSKRMARRMAFFCGVPTTLGIATFVVSYFIVTKGIYKLPNVAVVLVSMLFFGLGVVGLSFGLLSASWDEDRVGGLVGVNEFSTNLGRLVSAWKGARQQQKQAKGEN; encoded by the coding sequence ATGTCTGACAACGCCCCTGATTCCAACTCAGAGCGGCTCCCATTCGAGCCAGGACGCAAAAAAGCGAAATCCACTGCAAAACCCGCGCCCGAACCCGTCAAGACACCCGCAAAAGAAGCTAAACCCGCTTTCATCGAGAAGCGCCCCAAAACTTCCTCGAAAAAGCCCGTGGCACAAGAGCGATCACGTGAATCTCTTGCTGTTCCCGATGTGGTCAGTAAGCGGATGGCGCGGCGCATGGCTTTCTTTTGTGGTGTGCCGACGACCTTGGGCATCGCTACATTTGTGGTGAGCTATTTCATCGTAACTAAAGGCATTTACAAGTTGCCGAACGTGGCTGTAGTGCTCGTCAGTATGCTCTTTTTTGGATTAGGGGTGGTTGGCTTGTCTTTCGGCTTGCTCTCGGCTTCTTGGGATGAAGATCGCGTCGGTGGATTGGTGGGAGTGAATGAATTCTCGACCAATCTTGGACGACTCGTTTCTGCCTGGAAAGGAGCGCGTCAGCAACAAAAGCAAGCGAAAGGCGAGAATTAA
- a CDS encoding efflux RND transporter periplasmic adaptor subunit codes for MNGEDTDRNLQTSTEVETPPARKNPPPRWQRFLVPGLVGLAVLGGLGWILFNRLILPLMIASQMKPQATPVPLANPKSSIVEDSSDYAASLDSRQSVTLQPKVSGQIASILVRPGQRVEAGQPLIQIDSAQQRAQVASRQSATQTAQAEVESARADVGSANEALRSLQAQRATAESNVRLAQQEYDRFVRLQKEGATSQQIVDQRLNALQTAQAALRQADADIAAQRAAIQRTQSTVTRNQRAVEQAQANTAEGVAQLDDFTITAPFSGVVGDIPVKVGDTVSNANPTDLLTLTQNDQLEIQIQIPLERASALRTGLPVRLLNDQNQPVQNGQISFIAPNVDPATQSVQVKARFANAGGLRTSQFVRARVVWANRPGVLVPTTAISRLGGRDFLFVATPFQASGCEAPAAPQGGGGPVEVTPDQLVAAQKPVQLGKIIGNEQEILEGVTASDRIVTSGILQLQNCAPIADAAQMKPSP; via the coding sequence ATGAACGGCGAAGACACTGACCGTAACCTTCAGACCTCTACCGAAGTCGAAACCCCCCCCGCTCGAAAAAATCCCCCTCCTCGCTGGCAGCGATTTCTCGTTCCTGGCTTGGTCGGGCTTGCTGTCCTGGGTGGACTCGGCTGGATTCTCTTCAATCGGCTGATTTTGCCGCTGATGATTGCCAGCCAAATGAAGCCACAAGCGACCCCAGTTCCGCTTGCCAATCCGAAATCTTCGATCGTCGAAGATAGTTCCGACTATGCCGCCAGTCTCGATTCGCGTCAGTCGGTGACACTCCAACCGAAAGTCTCCGGGCAAATTGCCTCGATTCTCGTCCGACCAGGGCAACGAGTCGAAGCTGGTCAGCCCTTAATTCAGATCGATTCCGCTCAACAACGCGCCCAAGTTGCCAGTCGGCAATCGGCAACCCAAACGGCTCAAGCTGAAGTCGAATCAGCGCGGGCAGATGTGGGAAGTGCGAATGAAGCCTTGCGATCGCTTCAAGCCCAACGCGCCACCGCAGAATCGAACGTCCGACTAGCACAGCAGGAATACGATCGCTTTGTTCGATTGCAAAAAGAAGGCGCAACCAGTCAGCAAATTGTCGATCAGCGACTCAATGCACTCCAAACGGCTCAAGCGGCTCTTAGACAAGCCGATGCCGATATTGCCGCCCAACGTGCCGCGATTCAAAGAACCCAATCAACGGTTACCCGAAATCAACGAGCGGTAGAACAGGCGCAAGCGAATACGGCTGAAGGAGTCGCTCAACTCGATGACTTCACGATTACGGCTCCATTTTCCGGCGTTGTGGGCGATATTCCGGTCAAAGTGGGCGATACCGTTAGTAACGCGAATCCCACGGATCTTTTAACGCTGACCCAAAATGATCAGCTAGAGATTCAGATTCAAATCCCGTTAGAACGCGCTTCTGCACTGCGAACCGGACTCCCTGTGAGATTATTAAACGATCAAAATCAGCCGGTGCAGAATGGGCAAATTTCCTTTATCGCGCCGAATGTTGATCCGGCGACTCAATCCGTTCAGGTGAAAGCTCGATTTGCCAATGCAGGAGGACTGAGGACTTCGCAATTTGTGCGGGCTAGAGTTGTGTGGGCAAATCGTCCGGGTGTATTAGTTCCGACCACCGCAATTTCGCGCTTGGGAGGCAGAGATTTTCTCTTCGTCGCAACCCCTTTTCAGGCTTCAGGCTGTGAAGCTCCTGCGGCTCCTCAAGGCGGCGGCGGACCCGTCGAAGTCACTCCAGATCAGTTAGTTGCAGCTCAGAAACCGGTGCAACTCGGCAAAATTATCGGGAACGAGCAAGAAATTTTAGAAGGAGTCACAGCCAGCGATCGCATTGTGACTTCCGGCATTCTCCAACTGCAAAACTGTGCCCCGATCGCGGATGCGGCACAAATGAAGCCCTCACCGTAA
- the rpsO gene encoding 30S ribosomal protein S15: MALVQERKQEIIGQYQVHETDTGSADVQVAILTERINKLSLHLRSNKKDHASRTGLLKMIGQRKRLLAYIQKGDVDRYRALIGRLGIRG, encoded by the coding sequence ATGGCACTGGTACAAGAGCGCAAGCAAGAAATCATCGGTCAATATCAAGTCCACGAAACCGACACCGGATCAGCCGATGTCCAAGTGGCAATCCTCACCGAGCGGATCAACAAACTCAGCCTCCACCTGAGATCCAACAAAAAAGACCACGCTTCCCGGACTGGACTACTCAAAATGATCGGTCAGCGCAAACGTCTTCTCGCCTACATCCAAAAAGGTGATGTCGATCGCTATCGTGCTCTGATTGGTCGTCTCGGTATCCGGGGTTAA
- a CDS encoding amidase has protein sequence MDSVELAFTSAIDQARLIRNKEISPIELTQLYLDRIEQLNPKLGSFFTVMAERAIADAISKTERLSESELPPFFGVPIAIKDLNPVEGVACSYGLKVARNRIADRDDLVVKKLKEAGFIILGKTATSQLASFPYTEPPGFPPARNPWNLDYTPGGSSGGSSAAVAAGLCAIAQGSDGGGSIRGPAACCGLIGLKPSRGRISMAPMGEAFSGFAVTGPLSRTVADAAAFLDVTAGYVTGDPYWLPNPETSFLEATKRRLEPLRIGLVTAIDPIGSADPICAEATEKIAHLLESMGHSIELVTPDLGEMVEPFTMLWRAQVEVGVPPFLLEKVNRWLWWRAKFTSASRYRQAQVRLHTFARKVVALFDRFDVLLTPTYLHPTIRIGEWAKLSPVRTIGEIIQWIAPCPAFNVTGQPAISIPAGFDLNGLPIGVQIVGKPADEETILAVAAQIEEAQPWKGWRPLIE, from the coding sequence ATGGATTCGGTAGAATTAGCTTTTACATCCGCGATCGATCAAGCTCGTTTGATTCGGAATAAAGAAATCTCTCCAATCGAACTGACGCAGCTTTACCTTGATCGCATCGAGCAACTGAATCCGAAGTTAGGCAGTTTTTTCACAGTGATGGCAGAACGAGCGATCGCAGATGCCATTTCAAAGACAGAACGCCTTTCAGAGTCAGAGTTACCGCCCTTTTTCGGAGTGCCGATCGCCATTAAAGATCTCAATCCCGTCGAAGGTGTTGCCTGTTCGTATGGATTGAAAGTAGCGCGGAATCGAATCGCCGATCGAGATGATTTAGTCGTGAAGAAGCTCAAAGAAGCCGGATTTATTATTCTCGGCAAAACGGCGACTTCTCAACTGGCTTCATTTCCTTACACAGAGCCGCCTGGATTTCCACCCGCTCGAAATCCTTGGAATTTGGACTATACACCGGGTGGATCGAGTGGGGGATCATCTGCGGCAGTGGCGGCGGGACTTTGTGCGATCGCGCAAGGCAGTGATGGCGGTGGATCGATTCGAGGTCCGGCGGCTTGTTGTGGATTGATCGGGCTAAAACCGTCACGCGGTCGGATCTCGATGGCTCCGATGGGGGAAGCTTTTTCTGGATTTGCGGTGACGGGTCCTCTTTCGAGAACGGTTGCGGATGCGGCGGCATTTTTGGATGTCACAGCGGGCTATGTGACAGGTGATCCCTATTGGTTGCCGAATCCAGAAACTTCTTTTCTAGAGGCGACAAAGCGCAGATTAGAGCCGTTACGGATTGGGTTAGTGACTGCGATCGATCCGATTGGAAGCGCTGATCCAATCTGCGCGGAAGCGACCGAGAAAATCGCGCATTTACTCGAATCGATGGGGCACTCGATCGAGCTTGTGACTCCAGATTTAGGTGAGATGGTGGAGCCATTTACAATGCTTTGGAGAGCGCAGGTAGAGGTAGGAGTTCCACCTTTCTTATTAGAAAAAGTGAATCGCTGGCTGTGGTGGCGAGCGAAATTTACCTCAGCCTCTCGATACCGCCAAGCGCAAGTTCGACTCCATACGTTTGCTCGGAAAGTGGTGGCATTGTTCGATCGCTTCGATGTCCTGTTAACGCCGACTTATTTGCATCCTACGATTCGCATCGGGGAATGGGCGAAACTAAGTCCGGTCAGAACGATCGGAGAAATTATTCAATGGATTGCACCCTGTCCAGCGTTCAATGTGACCGGACAGCCTGCGATTAGTATTCCGGCTGGATTTGATCTGAATGGTTTACCGATCGGAGTTCAGATTGTGGGAAAACCTGCGGATGAGGAAACGATTTTAGCGGTGGCGGCACAAATTGAAGAAGCGCAACCTTGGAAGGGATGGCGACCGTTGATCGAGTAA
- a CDS encoding bifunctional cobalt-precorrin-7 (C(5))-methyltransferase/cobalt-precorrin-6B (C(15))-methyltransferase — MDKWLSIVGIGEDRLEGVAPIGRSLINQAEVLVGGDRHLAMVPNDSRPRIRWSSPIDDSIQKLLTYRGQAVCVLASGDPMCYGIGVTLSRRIAIDEMTIIPALSAFSLACSRLGWSMSEVETLSLCGRDPALLNAVLYPNAKILVLSADRQTPAKVAQMLCNRGLANSSILVLEHLGGTKERILSGTAGDWNHTNIADLNTIAIICSSALLPSRSPGIPDFIYQHDGQLTKREVRAVTLSTLAPQPGQLLWDVGAGCGSIAIEWMRSDRRCHAVAIESNVDRLKLIAQNANMLGVPNLRIVAGKAPIALQDLPQPDTIFIGGGLTVPDVVDTCWRSLCAGGRLVANAVTVETEAQLFHWHSQLGGELTRIAVQRAEPVGKFLGWKAMAPITQWCVIKDVD, encoded by the coding sequence ATGGACAAGTGGTTATCGATCGTTGGAATTGGCGAAGATCGGCTCGAAGGGGTTGCGCCGATTGGTCGATCGCTGATTAATCAGGCTGAAGTTCTGGTGGGTGGCGATCGGCATTTGGCGATGGTGCCGAACGATTCGCGCCCTAGAATTCGCTGGAGTTCGCCGATCGACGACTCTATTCAAAAGCTGCTTACCTATCGGGGACAAGCCGTATGTGTGTTAGCCAGCGGCGATCCAATGTGTTACGGAATTGGAGTCACGTTGAGCCGTCGGATCGCGATCGATGAAATGACGATTATTCCTGCGCTTTCTGCGTTTAGTCTCGCTTGTTCTCGTTTAGGCTGGTCGATGTCGGAAGTAGAAACGCTCAGTCTGTGTGGACGTGATCCAGCTTTGCTGAATGCTGTTCTATATCCGAATGCAAAAATTTTAGTGCTGAGTGCCGATCGACAAACGCCTGCAAAGGTCGCTCAGATGTTATGCAATCGCGGTTTAGCGAATAGTTCAATCCTTGTCTTAGAGCATTTAGGCGGAACAAAAGAACGCATTCTGTCAGGAACAGCAGGCGATTGGAATCATACAAATATTGCAGATTTGAATACGATCGCGATTATTTGCTCTTCTGCATTGCTCCCTTCTCGTAGTCCCGGCATTCCCGATTTTATCTATCAGCATGACGGACAGTTAACTAAGCGAGAAGTTCGAGCCGTTACGCTTTCTACACTTGCTCCACAGCCGGGACAATTACTTTGGGATGTTGGGGCGGGATGTGGATCAATTGCGATCGAATGGATGCGATCGGATCGAAGATGTCATGCGGTCGCGATCGAATCGAATGTCGATCGACTGAAATTAATCGCTCAGAATGCAAACATGTTAGGGGTTCCGAATCTTAGGATTGTGGCTGGAAAAGCACCGATCGCGCTTCAAGATTTGCCTCAGCCCGATACGATCTTTATTGGCGGTGGGTTGACGGTGCCGGATGTGGTTGACACCTGTTGGCGATCGCTCTGTGCTGGAGGTCGATTAGTCGCAAATGCAGTTACAGTCGAAACTGAAGCGCAATTGTTTCATTGGCACAGTCAATTAGGTGGAGAACTGACGAGAATTGCAGTTCAAAGAGCGGAACCTGTTGGAAAATTCTTAGGTTGGAAAGCAATGGCACCGATTACTCAATGGTGCGTGATTAAAGATGTTGATTAA
- a CDS encoding MFS transporter, whose amino-acid sequence MDRTRLAVDLAPITPSQIIESPEPITGSEPVFSLSTPPESRFSKAEIRSSLRASTLDGIFATVFSNIAGGVLLSNFLVELGATPVEIGLSASIPMMANLLQPLGAIVGDRTSSRHNYCLAIYTPSRLIWLFLLIGLAGYRWGNITNHAMVVWTLAIVCVTHFLGALGSASWLSWLAALVPKRLRGRYFSIRNSAANLTCLICVPLAGFAVSRYDGGSIEGYGLVLLFGIVMGLLSLGFQWFMADVNPQEQQQALPPTETVPLVEVLKDANFVRFLIYFSIWMFAVNLSAPFFNLYLLDNLGLDVSWVTIYSSLTSAANLLMLIVWGKLADRVGNRFLLLTVGALVAITPILWLGTGTDTLSIWLWLPLLHMLAGGTWAAIDLCNNNIQLGIAPMRNQSTYFAIAAAVAGVSGALGTTAGGFLAQLVQYGGLPGLFALSTVVRFVALIPLIWVHEEGGRSVRKIFSSFFGSKTDLQLSND is encoded by the coding sequence ATGGATCGAACGAGGTTAGCAGTGGATTTAGCACCGATTACACCTTCACAAATTATTGAGTCTCCAGAGCCAATTACCGGAAGCGAACCTGTATTTTCGCTCTCCACGCCACCGGAATCGAGATTTTCTAAGGCTGAGATTCGATCGAGTCTCCGCGCTTCGACCTTAGACGGAATTTTCGCCACCGTATTCTCAAATATCGCGGGCGGCGTTCTATTGAGCAATTTTTTGGTTGAACTCGGTGCAACTCCGGTGGAAATTGGCTTATCGGCATCGATTCCGATGATGGCAAATTTGCTGCAACCGTTAGGGGCAATTGTTGGCGATCGCACTTCGAGCCGTCACAATTACTGTTTGGCAATCTATACCCCGTCGCGCCTCATTTGGTTGTTTCTGCTCATTGGGCTAGCTGGCTATCGCTGGGGAAATATTACAAATCATGCAATGGTGGTTTGGACTTTAGCGATCGTTTGTGTGACTCATTTTCTCGGAGCGCTTGGCAGTGCATCCTGGTTGTCTTGGCTGGCGGCATTAGTGCCAAAGCGCTTACGAGGTAGATACTTCAGCATTCGGAACAGTGCAGCGAATCTAACCTGTTTGATCTGTGTGCCGTTAGCAGGATTTGCGGTGTCGCGGTATGACGGAGGCTCGATCGAAGGTTACGGACTGGTTTTATTGTTCGGTATTGTAATGGGATTGCTCAGTCTCGGATTTCAGTGGTTTATGGCTGATGTGAATCCCCAAGAACAGCAGCAAGCTTTACCGCCCACTGAGACCGTTCCGCTAGTTGAGGTTCTAAAGGATGCAAATTTTGTCCGATTTCTGATTTATTTCAGTATCTGGATGTTTGCGGTGAATCTAAGTGCTCCGTTTTTTAACCTTTATCTGCTTGATAACTTAGGATTAGACGTAAGTTGGGTGACGATTTATAGCAGTCTCACTTCAGCGGCAAACTTACTGATGCTGATTGTCTGGGGCAAACTTGCCGATCGAGTAGGCAATCGATTTTTGCTTCTCACAGTTGGCGCTTTAGTTGCAATTACTCCGATTCTCTGGCTTGGAACCGGAACAGATACCTTATCGATTTGGCTATGGTTGCCGTTGCTGCACATGTTAGCGGGTGGAACTTGGGCAGCGATCGATCTTTGCAACAACAATATCCAGCTTGGAATTGCTCCGATGCGAAATCAATCGACCTATTTCGCGATCGCGGCTGCGGTTGCTGGTGTGAGCGGTGCATTAGGAACAACCGCAGGCGGATTTCTCGCGCAGTTAGTTCAATATGGCGGATTGCCTGGACTATTCGCGCTGTCTACGGTGGTGCGGTTTGTGGCACTCATTCCGCTGATTTGGGTGCACGAAGAAGGAGGTCGATCGGTTAGAAAAATTTTCTCATCATTCTTTGGTTCAAAAACAGATTTGCAACTGTCTAATGATTAG
- the aroF gene encoding 3-deoxy-7-phosphoheptulonate synthase produces the protein MKVGSPEAEIARLTEEFTTWGLSPEKIVGKHKVVIGLVGETAAMDPLQIQESSNWIEQVLRVEQPFKRASREYRHGEASEVPIATPNGIVYIGEHHPIVTVAGPCSVENEEMIIETARRVKAAGAQFLRGGAYKPRTSPYAFQGHGESALGLLAAAREATGLGIITELMDAADLEPLAEVADMIQIGARNMQNFSLLKKVGAQDKPILLKRGMAATIEDWLMAAEYILAAGNPNVILCERGIRTFDRQYARNTLDLSAIPVLRTLTHLPIMIDPSHGTGRAEYVPAMAMASVAAGTDSLMIEVHPNPKKALSDGPQSLTPDAFDELMQQLAIVGKPLGRWTEQRQPVGV, from the coding sequence ATGAAAGTCGGCTCCCCGGAAGCCGAGATCGCCCGCCTCACTGAAGAATTCACGACTTGGGGTCTTAGCCCTGAAAAGATCGTCGGAAAGCACAAAGTTGTGATCGGTTTAGTGGGTGAAACCGCTGCGATGGACCCGCTACAGATTCAAGAGTCCAGCAATTGGATTGAGCAAGTGTTGCGAGTAGAGCAACCCTTCAAACGTGCCAGCCGCGAGTATCGTCACGGGGAAGCGAGTGAAGTCCCGATCGCGACTCCAAACGGCATTGTTTACATCGGGGAACATCACCCGATCGTGACGGTAGCAGGTCCTTGCTCGGTCGAAAACGAAGAGATGATCATCGAAACGGCTCGTCGGGTGAAAGCGGCGGGAGCGCAATTCCTTAGAGGCGGCGCGTACAAGCCTCGGACTTCTCCCTACGCATTCCAAGGACACGGAGAAAGTGCCCTTGGTTTGTTAGCAGCGGCTCGTGAAGCAACTGGATTGGGGATTATTACCGAATTGATGGACGCGGCTGATTTGGAACCGTTGGCTGAAGTGGCTGACATGATTCAGATCGGAGCGCGGAACATGCAGAACTTCTCGCTGTTGAAGAAAGTCGGAGCGCAGGATAAACCGATTTTGCTCAAGCGCGGAATGGCAGCGACGATCGAAGATTGGCTCATGGCAGCGGAATATATTTTGGCAGCCGGAAACCCGAACGTGATTCTGTGTGAGCGTGGGATTCGGACATTCGATCGACAATATGCCCGAAATACGCTCGACCTTTCAGCGATCCCCGTTCTCAGAACCTTGACCCACTTGCCGATCATGATTGATCCAAGTCACGGAACTGGACGCGCTGAGTATGTTCCAGCGATGGCAATGGCTTCGGTCGCAGCGGGAACCGATTCGCTGATGATCGAAGTGCACCCGAATCCGAAGAAGGCACTTTCTGATGGACCGCAATCGTTGACACCAGATGCGTTCGATGAATTGATGCAGCAATTAGCGATCGTAGGTAAACCGCTCGGTCGTTGGACGGAACAGCGTCAACCTGTGGGCGTTTAA